DNA from Corynebacterium aurimucosum ATCC 700975:
GCATGCACACGCCCCCGAGTACTTCCTCCCCCTGCTGGCGGCCGGACTCGCCGGCGGGCTATCCACGTGGTCCACGCTGGCCAGAGAACTGGGAGAAATGATAAAGGCCAAGCGCTGGTGGCGCTTGGCGCGTTATCTCTTCTGGACCATCGGCCTAGGAATCGTGGTGGCCTGGCGCGGGGCGTGGGTCGGCTCGCTTCTCGCCTAACCTACCTCGCACGCCCTTGTGCGGTCACAGGCTGCATTAGTCAGCGATGGCGTCCAACGGCGGGGTCTTCGCCGCGCGCTGCGCCGGCCACAGGGCCGCCAGCACACCGACGATTCCCGAGCCCACGAACATGACCGCGAGCATCATCCACGGCACCGTCGCGGAATCGAGGCCTTCGTCGGACAGCACGGAGATGAAGGACCACCCCATCCCCAATCCCATGAGGATGCCCATGAGCGCGCCGAAGAGGGCGATCTGTACCGATTCCACCGTGATCATTGTGCGAATCTGGCGGCGTTGAGTACCCACCGCGCGCAGCATACCGATCTCTTGACGGCGT
Protein-coding regions in this window:
- a CDS encoding FluC/FEX family fluoride channel; its protein translation is MILSILAVLAGGFVGGCGRYLLTRVLPSPTCTFAANLVGAAVAGVAYGYATHAHAPEYFLPLLAAGLAGGLSTWSTLARELGEMIKAKRWWRLARYLFWTIGLGIVVAWRGAWVGSLLA